One part of the Vicia villosa cultivar HV-30 ecotype Madison, WI linkage group LG6, Vvil1.0, whole genome shotgun sequence genome encodes these proteins:
- the LOC131614432 gene encoding F-box/kelch-repeat protein At3g06240-like, with the protein MENSVFLPFELIIEILLRLPVKPLLRFRCVCKSWLSLISSNNFATSHFEHAATHRRLLIKRSALQPLSIDLDSSLHVASASASLSLDFIRSQRCVEVRGCCRGFLCFYNGTHIYVLNPSTGLIKQIPDSPIILNHRYELLSGFAYYQPTDDYLIVSGFSEDDDAPVTSPIKLMIFSLRANKWKPIEVASHLPYRDTSVSENTPKCGLFLNGSIHWMVHNYETSKNVIIAFDLKEMTISKIALPDDFIFSYSHNYSIYYELLEVRGLISAWVKDLNTVKIWVMQKYGVHSSWTKIIQFSLDPVLHKDLYIACLTKCGDIVGINDVDGLVKLNDKGQLLESLLFDGYALVVYIQSLCFHSPAPFKLNKITIELLDEFL; encoded by the coding sequence ATGGAGAACAGCGTGTTTCTGCCTTTTGAATTGATTATCGAAATTCTGTTGAGGTTACCGGTGAAGCCTCTATTGCGTTTCAGATGTGTCTGCAAATCATGGCTTTCTCTTATTTCTAGTAATAATTTTGCTACTTCACATTTTGAACATGCTGCCACACACAGACGTCTCCTCATAAAACGTTCTGCTCTTCAACCTTTATCTATAGATCTTGATTCATCGCTCCACGTTGCTTCTGCATCTGCTTCATTAAGCCTTGATTTTATCCGTTCCCAACGTTGTGTTGAAGTTAGAGGTTGTTGTAGAGGGTTTCTGTGTTTCTACAATGGCACACACATCTATGTATTGAATCCATCCACAggtttgatcaaacaaataccgGATTCTCCTATAATACTTAATCATCGTTACGAACTTCTTTCTGGTTTTGCATATTACCAGCCCACTGATGATTACTTGATAGTTTCTGGGTTCAGCGAAGATGATGATGCACCGGTAACTAGTCCaattaaattgatgattttctCATTGAGAGCTAATAAGTGGAAACCAATTGAGGTTGCTTCTCATTTGCCTTATAGGGATACTTCTGTATCGGAAAATACCCCCAAATGTGGGTTGTTCTTGAATGGATCTATCCATTGGATGGTTCATAATTATGAGACCTCAAAGAATGTTATTATTGCCTTTGATTTAAAGGAAATGACGATATCAAAGATAGCTCTGCCAGATGATTTTATTTTCAGTTATAGTCATAATTATTCTATATATTATGAATTGTTGGAAGTTAGAGGACTTATCAGTGCATGGGTGAAGGACCTGAATACAGTAAAGATATGGGTGATGCAAAAATATGGAGTTCACTCATCTTGGACCAAGATTATTCAATTTTCTCTTGATCCTGTTTTGCACAAAGATTTATACATAGCATGCTTAACAAAGTGCGGTGATATTGTTGGAATAAATGATGTAGATGGATTGGTGAAGTTGAATGATAAAGGGCAGCTACTAGAGTCCCTGCTTTTTGACGGATACGCATTGGTCGTGTATATACAGAGTCTTTGTTTTCACTCCCCGGCACCATTCAAACTTAATAAGATTACTATTGAATTGCTAGATGAGTTTTTATGA
- the LOC131614433 gene encoding uncharacterized protein LOC131614433 — protein sequence MIIGSLNIRGGGSWIKRKRISCIIQRGKADVFFIQESKLRSVSDIVARSFWGNSDVDFSFSESEGRSGGIIILWKASTISVVFSFRGTGFMGIKVSWKNKFYYLVNVYAACSLSTKCNMWKELVDLKQKFRDGDWLIGGDFNAIKKRSERVGSSLYLHRSEWGEFSNFIDSCGLIDVPCKGKKFSWFRGDGETKSRLDRFLVDSNIVSNWGVVGQLIGQRDVSDHCPVWLVIDKENWGPKPFKFNNEWFNNKDFLLFVEFEWKAIIISGRGDFVLKEKFRIIKERLKWWNITVFGKFDLEVEEGVRELNEADDCDVFDDEIQALKRIASSRLWLNLRIKENMLIQKSRLKWLNDGDSNSKYFHSVMKERRRRNHIGSITTPSGIIDEVGEVKEEVWRHFDSKFKEANFSRPVLDNVEFNSFVFGGKRFP from the coding sequence ATGATTATAGGATCTTTAAATATTAGGGGGGGAGGAAGTTGGATCAAGAGGAAACGTATCAGTTGTATCATTCAAAGAGGCAAAGCGGATGTGTTTTTTATTCAAGAATCTAAATTGAGGTCAGTGTCGGATATTGTGGCTAGGAGTTTCTGGGGAAATTCAGATGTTGATTTCTCTTTCTCGGAATCTGAGGGAAGGTCGGGAGGCATCATTATTTTATGGAAAGCTAGTACTATTTCGGTTGTTTTCAGTTTTCGTGGGACGGGCTTCATGGGTATTAAGGTTAGTTGGaagaataaattttattatttggtcAATGTTTATGCGGCTTGTTCTTTGTCTACTAAGTGTAATATGTGGAAAGAATTGGTGGACTTAAAACAGAAATTTAGGGATGGTGATTGGTTGATTGGAGGCGATTTCAACGCTAttaaaaaaagaagtgaaagagtTGGTAGTTCTTTGTATCTTCATAGATCGGAATGGGGTGAGTTTTCTAACTTTATCGATAGTTGTGGTTTGATTGATGTTCCTTGCAAAGGAAAAAAATTCTCTTGGTTTAGAGGGGATGGAGAAACGAAAAGTAGGTTGGATCGCTTTCTTGTTGATAGTAACATTGTTTCTAATTGGGGAGTGGTGGGGCAGCTAATTGGGCAAAGGGACGTCTCGGATCATTGTCCGGTGTGGTTGGTTATTGATAAGGAGAATTGGGGTCCTAAGCCTTTCAAGTTTAATAATGAATGGTTTAATAATAAAGATTTTTTGCTTTTCGTGGAGTTTGAATGGAAGGCTATCATAATTAGTGGTAGAGGAGATTTTGTCCTAAAGGAGAAATTTCGTATTATTAAGGAGAGGCTTAAATGGTGGAATATTACCGTTTTTGGCAAGTTCGATTTGGAAGTGGAGGAAGGGGTGCGAGAGTTGAATGAGGCGGATGATTGTGATGTTTTTGATGATGAGATTCAAGCCTTAAAAAGAATTGCTAGTAGTAGACTTTGGTTGAATCTTAGAATCAAAGAGAACATGCTTATACAAAAATCGAGATTAAAGTGGCTTAATGATGGAGACTCTAATAGTAAATATTTTCATAGTGTTATGAAAGAGAGAAGGAGGAGGAATCATATTGGTTCTATTACCACTCCAAGCGGAATCATTGATGAAGTGGGGGAGGTTAAGGAAGAAGTGTGGCGGCATTTTGATAGTAAGTTCAAGGAAGCTAATTTTAGTAGACCGGTTCTTGATAATGTGGAGTTTAACTCTTTTGTCTTCGGAGGAAAGCGCTTCCCTTGA
- the LOC131614435 gene encoding uncharacterized protein LOC131614435 yields MYGETDSVDILQFADDTIILGEASCDNIWNMKVILRGFELASGLRINFSKSNIIGVNVGEWYMNAALTFLSCKKGVAPFKFLGIMVGDNPRRKKVWLEVVNNIKRRLSSWKGRNISMGGRVTLINSVLNSIPIFTLSFFKIPGNIAKTIRKIQSEILWSGMLENRSIN; encoded by the coding sequence ATGTACGGGGAGACCGATAGTGTGGACATtctacaatttgcggatgacactattATTCTAGGTGAAGCGTCTTGTGATAATATTTGGAATATGAAGGTGATTTTGAGAGGGTTTGAATTGGCTTCCGGGTTGAGGATTAATTTTTCCAAAAGCAATATTATAGGGGTGAATGTTGGTGAGTGGTACATGAATGCCGCCTTGACTTTTCTCTCTTGTAAGAAAGGAGTGGCTCCTTTCAAGTTTCTTGGAATCATGGTGGGGGATAATCCTAGAAGGAAGAAGGTGTGGTTGGAAGTGGTCAATAACATAAAGAGGCGGCTTTCCTCGTGGAAGGGAAGAAACATTTCAATGGGTGGTAGAGTAACATTAATCAATTCGGTTTTGAATTCCATTCCTATTTTTACTCTCTCCTTTTTCAAGATTCCCGGAAATATCGCCAAAACAATAAGGAAAATTCAAAGTGAGATTTTATGGAGTGGAATGCTTGAAAATAGGAGCATTAATTAA
- the LOC131614436 gene encoding F-box/kelch-repeat protein At3g06240-like, translated as MENSVFLPFELIIEILLRLPVKPLLHFRCVCKSWLSLISSNTFATSHFEHAATHRRLLIKRSALQPLSIDVDSSFHDASACASLSLDFIRSQRCVEVRGCFRGFLCFYNDKHIYLLNPSTGLIKQIPDSPILLNHRYELLSGFVYYQPTDDYLIVSGFSEYDDPVPRPIKLMIFSLRANKWKPIEVASHLPYMETSVSEFTPKCGLFLNGSIHWMVHNYEKSKNVIIGFDIKEMTISEIALPDDFILSYSRNHSIYYDLLEVGGLINAWVKDLNTVKIWVMQKYGVHSSWTKIIQFSIDPVLHKSLLDIVCLTKCGDIVGINDVDGLVKLNDKGQLLESLLFDGYALVVYTESLFSLPSTGQT; from the coding sequence ATGGAGAACAGCGTGTTTCTGCCTTTTGAATTGATCATCGAAATTTTGTTGAGGTTACCTGTGAAGCCTCTATTGCATTTCAGATGTGTCTGCAAATCATGGCTTTCTCTAATTTCTAGTAACACTTTTGCTACTTCACATTTTGAACATGCTGCCACACACAGACGTCTCCTCATAAAACGTTCTGCTCTTCAACCTTTATCTATAGATGTTGATTCATCGTTCCACGATGCTTCTGCATGTGCTTCATTAAGCCTTGATTTTATTCGTTCCCAACGATGTGTTGAAGTTAGAGGTTGTTTTAGAGGGTTTCTATGTTTCTACAATGACAAACACATCTATCTATTGAATCCATCCACCggtttgatcaaacaaatacccGACTCTCCTATATTACTTAATCATCGTTACGAACTTCTTTCTGGTTTTGTATATTACCAGCCCACTGATGATTACTTGATAGTTTCCGGGTTCAGCGAATATGACGACCCAGTACCTAGGCCAATAAAATTGATGATTTTCTCATTGAGAGCTAATAAGTGGAAACCAATTGAGGTTGCTTCTCATTTGCCTTATATGGAGACTTCTGTATCGGAATTTACCCCTAAGTGCGGGTTGTTCTTGAATGGATCTATCCATTGGATGGTTCATAATTATGAGAAATCAAAGAATGTTATTATTGGCTTTGATATAAAGGAAATGACGATATCAGAGATAGCTCTGCCAGATGATTTTATTCTCAGTTATAGTCGTAATCATTCTATATATTATGATTTGTTGGAAGTTGGAGGACTTATCAATGCATGGGTGAAGGACCTGAATACAGTGAAGATATGGGTGATGCAAAAATATGGAGTTCACTCATCTTGGACTAAGATTATTCAATTTTCAATTGATCCTGTTTTACACAAATCTTTATTAGACATAGTATGCTTAACAAAGTGCGGTGATATTGTTGGAATAAATGATGTAGATGGATTGGTGAAGTTGAATGATAAAGGACAGCTACTAGAGTCTCTGCTTTTTGACGGATACGCATTGGTCGTGTATACAGAGTCTCTATTTTCACTCCCTAGCACTGGTCAAACTTAG